The following proteins come from a genomic window of Geminicoccaceae bacterium SCSIO 64248:
- the malQ gene encoding 4-alpha-glucanotransferase translates to MTGALDRLADAYGILPGYVDQTGIERTVPDSTKRALLKALGVTASNAAEIRRSLADAADRSWRSMLPPIVVLRADRPLAVPVSLPAGQGSATLSWSLVPEAGQALSGETKVRSLKVVERGATTQGRYERRHLALPEGMATGYHRLEVTTAGARAETVLAVVPPRCRTPADLAGRERVWGLAAQLYGIETGRKTAIGDFADLARLAAAAAEQGAALIGVNPVHAMYPSESGHISPYSPSSRLFLNPLYIALDDLPQAQGAIASAGYRKAVKAARKGDLVDYRSVSATKRAALEEAYATFARENGADHRAFRRFCREGGANLARQALFDALDEHFATEAGRISWRDWPESYRDPDGKAVITFAREHKERVRFFLWLQFEADRQLETAQRRAREAGMPIGLYLDFAVGEDPGGAAAWGLPDVCVASVAVGSPPDPFSPSGQNWGLAPLSPAGLKARAYEPWLAAIRSAMRHAGAIRIDHAMGLTRLFWIPEGAPGKDGAYVRYPMEDMLGLLALESERNRCAVIGEDLGTVPEGFQERMNEAGVLSYRLLFFERDADGFRPPEAYPASALVSVSTHDLATLEGFWIGNDVGWRARIAETQDAKALKKASRDRRSEVKALCAALKTAGLLPKGMKPKAPPERVDDALAAACHRFLARTPSQVMIVQLEDLAGLVEQANLPGTIDEHPNWRRRLPSPVVKLFKTPRARAILHAVTSER, encoded by the coding sequence ATGACCGGCGCGCTGGACCGTCTGGCGGATGCCTACGGCATTCTGCCGGGCTATGTCGATCAGACCGGCATCGAGCGCACGGTGCCGGATTCGACCAAGCGCGCCCTGCTTAAGGCGCTGGGCGTGACGGCGTCGAACGCTGCCGAGATCAGGCGGAGCCTGGCGGACGCGGCCGACCGCTCGTGGCGGTCGATGCTGCCGCCGATCGTCGTCCTGAGAGCGGATCGGCCTCTGGCCGTGCCCGTCAGCCTCCCGGCGGGGCAGGGCAGCGCCACGCTCTCCTGGTCGCTCGTTCCCGAGGCCGGCCAAGCGCTGTCCGGCGAAACCAAGGTCCGCTCGCTGAAGGTCGTCGAGCGCGGCGCGACGACGCAAGGACGCTACGAGCGCCGGCACCTCGCCCTTCCGGAAGGGATGGCTACGGGCTACCACCGGCTCGAGGTCACGACGGCGGGTGCCCGGGCCGAGACCGTTCTTGCGGTCGTGCCGCCGCGTTGCCGGACTCCCGCCGACCTGGCGGGCCGCGAGCGCGTGTGGGGCCTGGCCGCGCAGCTCTACGGCATCGAGACCGGCCGCAAGACCGCGATCGGCGATTTCGCGGATCTGGCGAGGCTCGCGGCGGCGGCGGCGGAGCAGGGGGCCGCGCTGATCGGTGTGAACCCGGTCCATGCCATGTATCCCAGCGAATCCGGCCATATCAGCCCGTACTCGCCGTCGAGCCGCCTGTTCCTCAACCCGCTCTACATCGCGCTGGACGACCTGCCGCAGGCGCAAGGAGCGATCGCCTCCGCCGGCTACAGGAAGGCGGTCAAGGCCGCCCGGAAGGGCGATCTGGTGGATTACCGCTCCGTCTCCGCGACGAAGCGAGCCGCGCTCGAAGAGGCGTATGCGACCTTCGCGCGTGAGAACGGAGCCGACCACCGCGCGTTCCGGCGCTTCTGCCGCGAGGGCGGTGCCAATCTTGCGCGTCAGGCCCTGTTCGATGCGCTGGACGAGCACTTCGCGACCGAGGCCGGGCGGATCTCGTGGCGCGACTGGCCCGAGTCGTACCGCGATCCGGACGGCAAGGCGGTCATAACCTTCGCGCGCGAACACAAGGAGCGTGTGCGGTTTTTCCTCTGGCTCCAGTTCGAGGCCGACCGGCAGTTGGAAACCGCGCAACGGCGGGCGCGGGAGGCCGGCATGCCGATCGGCCTCTATCTCGATTTCGCGGTTGGCGAGGATCCGGGCGGCGCCGCTGCCTGGGGTCTTCCCGATGTCTGCGTCGCCTCGGTGGCCGTCGGCTCGCCCCCCGATCCCTTCAGCCCCTCCGGACAGAACTGGGGACTGGCGCCTCTGTCGCCGGCCGGGCTCAAGGCACGTGCCTACGAGCCGTGGCTCGCGGCGATCCGCTCGGCGATGCGCCATGCCGGCGCCATCCGCATCGATCACGCCATGGGGCTGACCCGCCTGTTCTGGATACCGGAAGGCGCGCCCGGCAAGGACGGCGCCTATGTCCGCTATCCGATGGAGGACATGCTGGGCCTGCTCGCCTTGGAATCGGAGCGCAATCGCTGCGCCGTGATCGGCGAGGATCTCGGCACCGTTCCCGAGGGCTTTCAGGAGCGCATGAACGAGGCGGGCGTGCTGTCCTACCGGCTCCTGTTCTTCGAGCGCGACGCGGACGGCTTCCGGCCGCCTGAGGCCTATCCGGCATCGGCCCTGGTTTCCGTCTCGACCCACGATCTCGCCACGCTCGAGGGCTTCTGGATCGGCAACGATGTCGGATGGCGCGCGCGGATTGCCGAGACGCAAGACGCCAAGGCGCTCAAGAAGGCGTCGCGCGACCGCCGGAGCGAGGTGAAGGCCCTGTGCGCGGCGCTGAAGACGGCGGGGCTTCTGCCCAAGGGCATGAAGCCGAAGGCGCCGCCGGAGCGAGTCGACGACGCGCTGGCCGCCGCCTGCCATCGCTTTCTTGCGCGCACGCCGTCTCAGGTCATGATCGTCCAGCTCGAGGACCTCGCCGGGCTCGTCGAGCAGGCGAACCTGCCCGGCACGATCGACGAGCATCCGAACTGGCGGCGGCGTCTGCCCTCGCCGGTCGTCAAGCTGTTCAAGACGCCGCGCGCGCGTGCCATCCTCCACGCCGTCACCAGTGAGCGCTGA
- the treY gene encoding malto-oligosyltrehalose synthase, which translates to MVQTNIPPRATLRLQFGPELDFAQARALLPYAKALGISHIYASPILQAREGSTHGYDVANPRQVSEDLGGEPGFDDFVQDLRRLGLGLIIDIVPNHMGIGADNAWWMDVLEHGQASAYAGYFDIDWARGQPEGKAGKLVLPMLGDSYGNVLERGELKLEFDARSGRFGIRYFDHDLPVSPLTYADLLRRVDARLPSSSFTLNDLAQEFASSIIRDAANRVASVSELTTLLQAELAELVVDRTDILESIIATVDEINTPNGEGQRPALQIVIDAQFYRLIYWRAAGDEINYRRFFEIDELASIRVEQPEVFAASHSRALAMVGSHAVHGLRIDHIDGLYDPEGYLERLQTAARKRQANVPDLAPGQALYVVVEKILGEDEHLPGSWQAAGTTGYEFMNDVLGVMIDRSAEPAFDALYQEITGETADFATMVLRAKRARLTYDFAADLRALVERVHNLADRSPYTCDITLNALHRALVEVTIELPVYRTYAGKDGCRPEDLAIIRACVERASERLDVNGLIALDFLQDVLSLSPHVQARSRKGELLDLVRRWQQLTGPVMAKSVEDTSFYRFQRMVALNEVGGEPERFGMSVEDFHERCAERAERFPNSMIATATHDHKRGEDTRARLAVLSEMPETWRTAALEWLDLLDDLPAGGEPSLIGPRTRYLFVQVLLGIWPFGLTPDDAEPFEDLAERMVAFMLKAAREAKEDTAWTDANQPYEQSLEAFVRTALDPEKARPFLQAVGRLAAEIAPAGVVKSLTQTLLRVTAPGVPDTYQGCDLWDFSLVDPDNRRPVDWALRRHLLGQRTPPEELLQTWTDGRIKQRLMSRVLHVRADVPDLFAHGRYVPLEVTGPAADRVMAFARIGDEVACVTVVPRLAHGLLAADGLPRLDPAALDGTEVVLPEDMPGPLQDIVTGQSFAASGRLKVADLLTAWPVACLIAA; encoded by the coding sequence ATGGTCCAGACCAACATCCCGCCCCGGGCCACGCTGCGCCTCCAGTTCGGGCCGGAGCTCGACTTCGCCCAGGCGCGCGCGTTGCTGCCCTACGCCAAGGCGCTCGGCATCAGCCATATCTACGCCTCGCCGATCCTGCAGGCGCGCGAGGGCTCGACGCACGGCTATGATGTCGCCAATCCCCGCCAAGTCAGCGAGGACCTCGGCGGCGAGCCTGGCTTCGACGATTTCGTCCAGGACCTCCGCCGCCTCGGCCTAGGGCTGATCATCGACATCGTGCCGAACCACATGGGCATCGGCGCGGACAACGCGTGGTGGATGGACGTGCTGGAGCACGGCCAGGCCAGCGCCTATGCCGGCTATTTCGACATCGACTGGGCGCGAGGGCAGCCCGAGGGCAAGGCCGGGAAGCTCGTGCTGCCCATGCTGGGCGACAGCTACGGCAATGTGCTCGAGCGCGGCGAGCTCAAGCTCGAGTTCGACGCCCGCTCCGGCCGCTTCGGCATTCGCTATTTCGACCACGACCTGCCGGTGTCGCCGCTGACCTATGCGGACCTGTTGCGCCGGGTCGATGCCCGGCTTCCCAGCTCCTCGTTCACGCTGAACGACCTGGCGCAGGAGTTCGCCAGCAGCATCATCCGCGACGCCGCCAATCGGGTCGCCAGCGTGTCGGAACTGACGACGTTGCTGCAGGCCGAGCTTGCCGAACTGGTCGTCGACCGGACCGACATCCTGGAATCGATCATCGCGACGGTCGACGAGATCAACACGCCGAACGGCGAGGGGCAGAGGCCGGCGCTGCAGATCGTCATCGACGCGCAGTTCTACCGTCTCATCTACTGGCGCGCGGCCGGCGACGAGATCAACTACCGCCGATTCTTCGAGATCGACGAGCTCGCCTCGATCCGCGTCGAGCAGCCCGAGGTGTTCGCCGCCAGCCACAGCCGGGCGCTGGCCATGGTGGGCAGCCACGCCGTGCATGGCCTGCGCATCGACCATATCGACGGCCTCTACGACCCGGAAGGCTATCTCGAGCGGTTGCAGACCGCCGCGCGCAAGCGGCAGGCGAACGTTCCCGACCTGGCGCCCGGCCAGGCGCTCTACGTCGTGGTCGAGAAGATCCTGGGCGAGGACGAGCACCTGCCCGGCAGCTGGCAGGCGGCGGGCACGACGGGCTACGAGTTCATGAACGACGTCCTGGGCGTCATGATCGACCGCTCGGCCGAGCCCGCGTTCGACGCCCTGTACCAGGAGATCACGGGCGAGACGGCGGACTTCGCCACCATGGTCCTACGCGCCAAGCGGGCACGGCTGACCTACGATTTCGCGGCCGATCTGCGCGCCCTGGTCGAGCGTGTCCACAACCTTGCGGATCGCAGCCCGTACACCTGCGACATCACCTTGAACGCGCTGCACCGGGCGTTGGTGGAGGTGACCATCGAGCTGCCGGTCTACCGGACCTATGCCGGCAAGGACGGCTGCCGTCCGGAGGACCTGGCCATCATCCGGGCGTGCGTGGAGCGGGCGAGCGAAAGGCTCGACGTCAACGGGTTGATCGCGCTCGATTTTCTCCAGGATGTCCTCTCCCTGTCGCCGCATGTCCAGGCGCGCAGCCGCAAGGGCGAGCTGCTCGATCTGGTGCGCCGCTGGCAGCAGCTCACGGGTCCGGTCATGGCGAAGTCGGTCGAGGACACGTCGTTCTATCGGTTCCAGCGCATGGTCGCCCTCAACGAGGTCGGCGGCGAGCCTGAGCGGTTCGGCATGTCGGTCGAGGACTTTCACGAGCGGTGCGCCGAGCGGGCGGAGCGGTTTCCCAACAGCATGATCGCGACCGCGACCCACGACCACAAACGCGGCGAGGACACGCGCGCGCGTCTGGCCGTCCTGAGCGAGATGCCCGAGACCTGGCGAACGGCGGCGCTCGAATGGCTGGATCTGCTGGACGACCTCCCGGCGGGCGGTGAACCGTCGCTGATCGGGCCGCGGACGCGCTATTTGTTCGTCCAGGTCCTGCTCGGCATCTGGCCGTTCGGACTCACCCCCGACGATGCCGAACCGTTCGAGGATCTGGCCGAACGCATGGTCGCCTTCATGCTCAAGGCCGCGCGGGAGGCCAAGGAGGACACGGCGTGGACGGACGCCAACCAGCCGTACGAGCAGTCGCTCGAGGCCTTCGTCCGGACCGCCCTGGATCCGGAGAAGGCACGGCCGTTCCTGCAGGCGGTCGGCCGGCTCGCCGCGGAGATCGCTCCGGCCGGCGTCGTCAAGAGCCTCACGCAGACCTTGCTGCGCGTGACCGCGCCGGGCGTGCCCGACACCTATCAAGGCTGCGATCTCTGGGACTTCAGCCTTGTCGACCCGGACAACCGCAGGCCGGTCGACTGGGCGCTCCGCCGCCATCTGCTCGGCCAGCGCACGCCGCCCGAGGAACTCCTGCAGACCTGGACCGACGGGCGGATCAAGCAGCGCCTGATGAGCCGCGTGCTGCACGTCCGCGCCGACGTCCCCGACCTGTTCGCCCACGGGCGCTATGTGCCGCTCGAGGTGACCGGCCCGGCGGCGGATCGGGTCATGGCGTTCGCCCGCATCGGCGACGAGGTGGCCTGCGTGACCGTCGTGCCGCGCCTCGCGCACGGCCTTCTGGCCGCTGACGGCCTG
- the treZ gene encoding malto-oligosyltrehalose trehalohydrolase, translating into MTNFAHFGPHGAAVLEDGTVRFRLWAPGRPAIRLAIEGGDTLPMMPEGEGWFGLTTERAKAGSLYRFVLEDDTAVPDPASRFQPEDVHGPSEVIDPRSYAWRQADWRGRPWHETVVYELHVGAFSPRGTYAGVEAELGRLRDLGVTAIEIMPLSDTPGRHNWGYDGVLPYAPDSANGRPDELKRLIDAAHEHGLMVMLDVVYNHFGPDGNYLSLYAPNFFDPSEHTPWGAAVNFKERAVRDFVIHNALYWLMEYRFDGLRLDAVHALIDDDDGHILKEIASTIRKSVEPGRQVHLVLENETNDPERLVRDDEGRSVFYDAQWNDDVHHVAHVLATGESDAYYAPYGDATMEKLVKALTTGFVWQGEVFPVWEDDGTRGGPSGHLPPTAFINFLQNHDQIGNRALGERLAHLARPEAVAALQALFLLAPQIPMLYMGEEYGAPEPFLFFTDFEGELADAVREGRRREFKGFAAFASEEGRERIPDPNDRATFTRSRLDPARRQEAGHRAIEERTAELLAIRAEAIVPRLAGLRDGAAEGQVLHETGLRVRWTFPDGARLEVLANLGDAMIPAPAVVASEDMYGHGRILFATHPGSEQHVGLPGWSVLWRLTEAS; encoded by the coding sequence ATGACGAACTTTGCGCATTTCGGTCCGCACGGCGCTGCCGTCCTGGAGGACGGCACGGTGCGCTTCCGTCTCTGGGCGCCCGGCCGACCGGCGATCCGGCTCGCGATCGAGGGCGGCGACACGCTTCCCATGATGCCGGAAGGCGAGGGCTGGTTCGGCCTGACCACCGAAAGGGCGAAGGCGGGCTCGCTCTACCGGTTCGTGCTGGAGGACGACACGGCCGTGCCCGACCCGGCCTCGCGCTTCCAGCCCGAGGACGTCCACGGTCCCAGCGAGGTGATCGACCCCAGGTCCTACGCTTGGCGCCAAGCCGACTGGCGGGGCCGTCCATGGCACGAGACCGTCGTCTACGAGCTGCATGTCGGCGCATTCAGCCCGCGCGGAACCTATGCCGGCGTCGAGGCCGAGCTCGGCCGGCTAAGGGATCTGGGCGTGACCGCCATCGAGATCATGCCGCTCAGCGACACGCCGGGCCGGCACAACTGGGGCTATGACGGCGTCCTGCCCTACGCCCCGGATTCGGCGAACGGCCGGCCTGACGAGCTCAAGCGCCTGATCGACGCCGCCCACGAGCACGGCCTGATGGTCATGCTCGACGTCGTCTACAACCATTTCGGCCCTGACGGGAATTACCTTTCCCTCTATGCGCCGAACTTCTTCGACCCGAGCGAGCACACGCCGTGGGGTGCTGCCGTGAACTTCAAGGAGCGCGCCGTCCGCGACTTCGTCATCCACAACGCGCTGTACTGGCTGATGGAGTACCGTTTCGACGGGCTGCGTCTCGACGCCGTGCACGCGCTGATCGACGACGACGATGGCCACATCCTCAAGGAGATCGCGAGCACGATCCGCAAGTCGGTCGAGCCGGGGCGCCAGGTCCATCTCGTCCTGGAGAACGAGACCAACGATCCCGAGCGCCTGGTCCGCGACGACGAGGGCCGGTCCGTCTTCTACGACGCGCAGTGGAACGACGACGTCCACCACGTCGCCCATGTCCTCGCCACGGGCGAGAGCGACGCCTACTACGCGCCCTATGGCGACGCCACCATGGAGAAGCTGGTCAAGGCGCTGACCACGGGCTTCGTCTGGCAGGGCGAGGTCTTCCCGGTGTGGGAAGACGACGGGACGCGCGGCGGCCCGAGCGGCCACCTGCCGCCCACGGCCTTCATCAACTTCCTGCAGAACCACGATCAGATCGGCAACCGCGCGCTGGGCGAGCGGCTGGCGCATCTTGCCCGGCCGGAGGCGGTGGCGGCCCTGCAGGCCCTGTTCCTGCTCGCGCCCCAGATTCCCATGCTTTACATGGGCGAGGAGTACGGCGCCCCGGAGCCCTTCCTGTTCTTCACCGATTTCGAAGGCGAGCTGGCCGATGCCGTGCGCGAGGGCCGGCGCCGGGAATTCAAGGGGTTTGCCGCCTTCGCGAGCGAGGAGGGCCGGGAGCGGATCCCCGATCCCAACGACCGGGCGACGTTCACGCGCTCCCGGCTGGACCCGGCAAGACGGCAGGAGGCGGGTCACCGCGCGATCGAGGAGCGCACGGCCGAGCTGCTCGCGATCCGCGCCGAGGCGATCGTGCCTCGACTGGCCGGCCTGAGGGACGGCGCCGCCGAGGGGCAGGTCCTGCACGAGACGGGACTGCGTGTGCGCTGGACCTTCCCGGACGGCGCCCGGCTCGAGGTCCTGGCCAATCTCGGCGACGCGATGATTCCGGCACCGGCGGTCGTCGCAAGCGAGGACATGTACGGCCACGGCCGCATCCTGTTCGCAACCCATCCCGGCAGCGAGCAGCATGTCGGACTGCCTGGCTGGTCGGTGCTCTGGCGTCTGACCGAGGCGTCATGA